One window of Jannaschia sp. CCS1 genomic DNA carries:
- a CDS encoding invasion associated locus B family protein, producing MGLKSRLLALCLCLAAPAVAQAQDALWPVYVQDNPTRCWIVSTPTDTVASRDGQDVSDNISRDEVLLFVSFWPEDGRVGEISYTGGYQFAVGSTVSLVVGSLAVEMFTEGPMSWAGSPEDDARIIAAMRDGSEVVVTATSTRGTEVADTFNPQGFALAMDDAQVRCAP from the coding sequence ATGGGGCTTAAATCACGTCTTCTGGCGCTGTGCCTGTGTTTGGCAGCCCCTGCCGTTGCACAGGCGCAAGACGCACTTTGGCCTGTCTATGTGCAAGACAATCCGACCCGCTGTTGGATTGTCTCGACGCCCACTGACACGGTGGCCTCTCGTGATGGGCAAGACGTGTCAGATAACATCAGCCGGGACGAAGTGCTTTTGTTCGTGTCGTTCTGGCCCGAGGATGGCCGAGTCGGAGAGATCAGTTATACTGGCGGATATCAGTTTGCGGTCGGCAGTACGGTGTCGCTTGTTGTAGGGAGCCTTGCGGTTGAGATGTTCACCGAAGGGCCGATGTCCTGGGCAGGGTCCCCCGAAGACGACGCGCGTATCATCGCCGCGATGCGCGACGGATCGGAGGTCGTGGTGACCGCGACCTCCACGCGCGGGACGGAGGTTGCCGACACCTTCAACCCGCAAGGCTTCGCGCTGGCCATGGATGACGCCCAGGTCCGTTGCGCGCCCTGA
- the rlmN gene encoding 23S rRNA (adenine(2503)-C(2))-methyltransferase RlmN has protein sequence MTATAPITQDVRTFPRKLPDGPVNLIGLTRDGLRAALIEAGTPEKQAKMRTGQIWQWLYQKGVRDFASMTNLSKDYRAMLAETFVADVPEVVSRQVSADGTRKYLVRIAGGHEVEVVYIPEVDRGTLCISSQVGCTLTCSFCHTGTQKLVRNLTAGEIIGQVMLARDDLDEWVPTGEGSDAKPRLVSNIVLMGMGEPLYNFENVRDAMKIAMDPEGISLSRRRITLSTSGVVPEIAKTAQEIGCQLAVSFHATTDDVRDKLVPINKRWPIADLLDALRDYPRVSNSERITFEYVMLKDVNDSDADARRLVQLIKGIPAKINLIPFNEWPGAPYERSDWARIEAFADIIYKAGYASPIRTPRGEDIMAACGQLKSATERARKSRKQIEAEAGL, from the coding sequence ATGACCGCCACTGCGCCTATCACGCAAGACGTTCGCACGTTTCCGCGCAAGTTGCCCGACGGGCCGGTCAATTTGATCGGTCTCACCCGCGACGGTCTGCGCGCCGCGTTGATTGAGGCCGGGACACCGGAAAAACAGGCCAAGATGCGCACGGGACAGATCTGGCAATGGCTGTACCAGAAGGGCGTGCGCGATTTTGCGTCGATGACGAATCTGTCCAAGGATTACCGTGCGATGCTGGCCGAGACCTTTGTGGCTGATGTGCCTGAGGTTGTGTCCAGGCAGGTCAGCGCCGATGGAACCCGCAAGTATCTGGTCCGCATCGCAGGTGGCCATGAGGTGGAGGTCGTCTACATCCCCGAAGTGGATCGCGGTACGCTGTGTATTTCCAGCCAGGTCGGGTGCACGCTGACCTGCTCGTTTTGTCACACCGGCACGCAAAAACTGGTTCGTAACCTGACCGCGGGGGAGATCATTGGCCAGGTCATGTTGGCTCGGGATGATCTGGACGAATGGGTGCCGACGGGTGAAGGCAGCGACGCAAAGCCGCGTCTGGTGTCCAACATCGTTCTGATGGGCATGGGCGAGCCGCTCTATAATTTTGAGAACGTTCGCGACGCGATGAAGATCGCGATGGATCCGGAAGGCATCAGCCTCTCGCGGCGCAGGATCACGCTGTCCACTTCTGGCGTGGTGCCCGAGATTGCGAAAACCGCGCAGGAGATCGGATGTCAGTTGGCCGTGTCCTTCCACGCCACAACCGATGACGTGCGCGACAAGCTGGTCCCGATCAACAAGCGCTGGCCGATTGCCGATTTGCTGGATGCTTTGCGCGACTACCCTCGCGTCAGCAACTCAGAGCGGATCACGTTCGAATATGTGATGCTGAAGGACGTCAACGACAGCGACGCGGATGCACGGCGTCTGGTGCAGTTGATCAAGGGGATCCCGGCGAAGATCAACCTGATCCCGTTCAACGAATGGCCGGGCGCGCCCTATGAGCGGTCTGACTGGGCCCGGATCGAAGCGTTTGCAGATATTATCTACAAGGCTGGCTATGCCTCTCCCATCCGCACGCCCCGTGGGGAGGATATCATGGCTGCTTGTGGTCAGTTGAAGTCTGCCACGGAACGCGCCCGGAAGTCTCGCAAGCAGATTGAGGCGGAAGCCGGGCTATAA
- a CDS encoding L,D-transpeptidase family protein — protein MRFLLIAVLTLVALTGCSRFIDYDGPQVTRVLVYKGERMMYLMHNNDVLESYEIELGFAPEGHKLEEGDGRTPEGEYMIDRRNPNSQWYLSIGISYPNEDDIAQARERGVDPGGDIFIHGTPRPFRRDQDWTVGCIAVTNAEMRQIYAMVENGTPISIYP, from the coding sequence ATGCGTTTTCTATTGATTGCTGTGTTGACCCTTGTTGCGCTGACCGGGTGCTCTCGGTTCATCGACTATGACGGTCCGCAGGTGACCCGGGTCCTCGTCTACAAAGGCGAGCGCATGATGTATCTGATGCACAACAACGACGTGCTGGAGAGCTACGAGATCGAGCTTGGATTCGCCCCGGAAGGCCATAAGCTGGAGGAAGGCGATGGTCGCACGCCCGAGGGCGAATACATGATCGACCGGCGCAACCCCAACAGCCAGTGGTATCTGTCCATCGGCATCAGCTACCCCAATGAAGACGACATCGCCCAGGCCCGTGAAAGGGGCGTCGATCCGGGCGGCGACATCTTTATCCACGGCACACCGCGCCCATTCCGCCGCGATCAAGACTGGACGGTAGGGTGTATCGCGGTCACGAATGCGGAAATGCGCCAGATATACGCAATGGTAGAAAACGGAACGCCGATTTCGATCTACCCCTGA
- a CDS encoding SDR family oxidoreductase, which produces MNLLIFGYGFSSKALARALPQTWTITATTRTSEKAMNMRGAEPRLFPGDDLSQDIADATHVLISAGPDDGHDPVLATYRDAFAKAKPEWVGYLSTTGVYGDHQGGWVTEDTPLVPSTKRGEARVAAEAEWMALHQDHGLPVHIFRLAGIYGPGRGPFAKVRNGTARRIIKEGQVFSRTHVDDIAQVLMASIARPNPGAAYNVCDDDPAPPQDVIAHAADLLGLPIPEAIPFEDAEMTPMGRSFYAESKRVDNTRIKDELGVTLLYPDYRSGLAALLSAEKTS; this is translated from the coding sequence TTGAACCTGTTGATCTTCGGATATGGCTTTTCATCCAAAGCCTTAGCGCGGGCTTTACCCCAAACTTGGACCATCACCGCCACCACCCGAACGTCCGAGAAAGCCATGAACATGCGGGGCGCCGAACCGCGCCTGTTCCCCGGCGACGACCTGAGCCAAGACATCGCGGACGCCACACACGTCCTGATCTCCGCCGGGCCGGATGACGGACATGACCCGGTCCTTGCCACCTATCGCGACGCCTTTGCCAAGGCCAAGCCGGAGTGGGTCGGCTACCTGTCGACCACGGGCGTCTATGGCGATCACCAAGGGGGATGGGTGACCGAAGACACGCCGCTGGTGCCGTCCACCAAACGCGGCGAGGCGCGGGTTGCGGCGGAGGCGGAGTGGATGGCGCTGCACCAGGACCACGGCCTGCCGGTGCACATCTTCCGCCTTGCCGGCATCTACGGCCCCGGTCGCGGGCCTTTCGCGAAGGTTCGTAACGGCACCGCGCGGCGGATCATCAAGGAGGGACAAGTGTTCAGCCGTACCCATGTGGATGATATCGCACAGGTGCTGATGGCCTCCATCGCGCGACCCAACCCCGGTGCCGCCTACAACGTCTGCGACGATGATCCCGCGCCGCCGCAAGACGTCATTGCCCATGCGGCTGACCTGCTTGGTCTGCCAATCCCGGAGGCGATCCCCTTTGAGGACGCCGAAATGACGCCTATGGGTCGCAGCTTCTACGCCGAATCCAAACGGGTCGATAACACCCGCATCAAAGATGAGTTGGGTGTGACGCTGCTCTACCCGGACTACCGTTCCGGCCTCGCCGCGCTTCTTTCCGCTGAAAAGACCTCCTAG
- the queG gene encoding tRNA epoxyqueuosine(34) reductase QueG, with product MGVCSPNAVPETAARLKAFVDAGFHGQMGWMAERMHWRGDASALWPEAKSVVMLAEPYTPDSDPLDALARKDRATISVYAQGRDYHDLVKKRLKRVGRWLLAQCPGEQIKVFVDTAPVMEKPLAQAAGLGWQGKHTNLLARDLGNWVFLGAIFTTVELPIDEPEAEHCGSCTACLDICPTNAFPAPFQLDARKCISYLTIEHKGPVDLALRAKLGNRIYGCDDCLAVCPWNKFAQTARDIRYAPRDDLRSPLLADLAALDDAGFRARFSGSPIKRIGRDRFVRNILYAIGNSGQAKLVDAARPLTDDPDVAVADAARWAMERLL from the coding sequence ATGGGGGTTTGCAGCCCAAATGCGGTGCCCGAAACGGCGGCGCGGCTGAAAGCGTTTGTGGACGCTGGCTTTCATGGGCAGATGGGATGGATGGCGGAGCGGATGCACTGGCGCGGGGATGCGTCTGCGTTGTGGCCAGAGGCGAAGTCTGTCGTGATGCTAGCCGAGCCATACACCCCGGACAGCGATCCCCTCGACGCACTGGCACGGAAGGATCGCGCCACAATCAGCGTCTACGCCCAGGGGCGTGACTATCATGATCTGGTCAAGAAGCGGCTCAAACGCGTCGGGAGATGGCTGCTGGCGCAATGTCCGGGAGAACAGATCAAGGTCTTCGTCGACACCGCCCCAGTTATGGAGAAGCCCTTGGCACAAGCGGCAGGGCTGGGGTGGCAGGGTAAGCACACCAATCTGTTGGCGCGCGATCTGGGGAACTGGGTTTTTTTGGGTGCAATCTTCACAACGGTTGAGTTGCCAATCGATGAACCAGAGGCAGAGCATTGCGGCAGCTGCACCGCTTGCCTTGATATCTGCCCCACAAATGCGTTTCCCGCGCCGTTCCAACTGGACGCGCGCAAGTGCATTTCCTACCTGACGATTGAGCATAAGGGGCCAGTCGACCTGGCCCTTCGGGCAAAATTGGGCAACCGGATCTATGGCTGCGATGATTGCCTGGCCGTCTGTCCATGGAACAAATTTGCGCAGACCGCGCGGGATATTCGCTACGCTCCTCGGGACGATCTACGATCTCCCCTCCTCGCAGATTTGGCTGCGCTGGATGATGCCGGATTCCGAGCGCGCTTTTCAGGCTCTCCTATCAAGCGGATTGGACGTGATCGGTTCGTGCGCAATATCCTCTATGCGATTGGCAATTCCGGGCAGGCCAAGCTGGTGGACGCCGCCCGGCCTTTGACGGATGATCCGGATGTGGCCGTCGCAGATGCGGCACGGTGGGCGATGGAGAGGTTGCTTTGA
- a CDS encoding FtsZ-binding protein FzlA, whose amino-acid sequence MNRLYHFPLSPFCRKVRLILAEKRIEVELVEEKYWEPSTEFLRRNPAGKVPILKIDGITLSDSTAICEYIEETVPEPALMPRDPAHRAEVRRLVAWFDDKFHAEVTRNLVHERVHKKLMRSGYPDGRAVKAGAQNIKFHIRYMDWLLDHRRWLAGDKMTMADFTAAAHLSCLDYISDVDWSLSEPVKDWYATIKSRPAFRSILADQIFGFPQPPHYANLDF is encoded by the coding sequence ATGAACCGCCTCTATCATTTCCCCCTCTCGCCTTTCTGTCGCAAGGTTCGCCTGATCCTGGCCGAAAAGCGGATCGAGGTGGAGTTGGTGGAAGAAAAGTATTGGGAGCCATCCACGGAGTTCCTGCGCCGCAACCCGGCGGGCAAAGTTCCGATCCTGAAGATCGACGGCATCACACTGAGTGACAGCACTGCGATCTGCGAGTATATCGAGGAAACGGTGCCAGAACCTGCCTTGATGCCGCGCGACCCCGCGCACCGCGCCGAGGTCCGCCGTCTGGTGGCTTGGTTCGACGACAAGTTCCACGCCGAAGTCACACGCAATTTGGTGCACGAACGTGTGCACAAGAAACTGATGCGCAGCGGCTATCCCGATGGACGCGCGGTGAAGGCCGGGGCGCAGAACATCAAGTTCCACATCCGGTACATGGATTGGCTGCTGGACCATCGCCGCTGGCTGGCGGGCGACAAGATGACGATGGCGGACTTCACCGCTGCCGCGCATTTGAGCTGTCTGGATTACATCTCGGACGTGGACTGGTCCCTGAGTGAGCCCGTGAAAGACTGGTACGCGACGATCAAGTCAAGGCCCGCATTCCGGTCCATCCTGGCCGATCAGATCTTTGGCTTCCCGCAGCCGCCCCACTACGCGAACCTGGACTTTTGA
- the mtgA gene encoding monofunctional biosynthetic peptidoglycan transglycosylase: MAKRARKSKKNVSRARLLAQAMRRWLLRGMFGLGALMLVWIVAYAVVPVPTTIYMQQERARLGGIERDWVPMDQIAPVLARSVVAAEDANFCLHWGFDMTAIRDAIADGAARGGSTISQQTVKNAFLWHGRSWVRKALEAAITPVMELVWPKRRVLEVYLNVAEFAPGVFGAEAGAQHHFGVSAADLTARQASLMAAVLPNPQRRDAGSPSDLVNRRARSIADGAALIRADGRADCFAN, encoded by the coding sequence TTGGCCAAACGGGCGCGCAAATCCAAGAAGAATGTATCACGCGCGCGTTTGTTGGCGCAGGCGATGCGGAGATGGCTGCTTCGGGGCATGTTTGGGCTTGGCGCGCTGATGCTGGTGTGGATCGTGGCCTACGCGGTCGTGCCGGTGCCCACGACGATCTACATGCAACAAGAGCGAGCACGTTTAGGCGGGATCGAGCGGGATTGGGTGCCCATGGATCAGATCGCGCCCGTGCTCGCCCGGTCGGTTGTCGCCGCGGAGGACGCGAATTTCTGCCTGCATTGGGGCTTTGACATGACCGCCATTCGTGACGCGATTGCCGATGGCGCGGCGCGCGGTGGGTCAACGATCAGCCAGCAGACGGTGAAAAACGCGTTTTTGTGGCACGGGCGGTCCTGGGTGCGCAAAGCGCTGGAAGCCGCGATCACCCCGGTGATGGAGCTGGTCTGGCCCAAACGCCGTGTCCTGGAAGTCTATCTGAACGTGGCCGAATTTGCGCCCGGTGTCTTCGGGGCGGAAGCCGGCGCGCAACACCATTTCGGCGTGTCTGCCGCTGATCTGACGGCGCGGCAGGCATCGCTGATGGCGGCGGTTCTGCCCAATCCACAACGGCGTGACGCCGGTTCTCCGTCAGATCTTGTCAACCGGCGCGCGCGTTCCATCGCTGACGGGGCGGCTTTGATCCGCGCGGATGGGCGCGCTGATTGCTTTGCGAATTGA
- the speB gene encoding agmatinase, which yields MTNGYDSGRLNLPFVGISTFGKYDYVQDWSRIDADVAILGAPFDFGTQWRPGARFGPRAIREASTLFAFGHAGAYDHEDDVTYLGPGTKIIDMGDADIIHTQTEASHANIETGVRAALAAGAIPVTLGGDHSINIPCIRAFFDQAPIHIVQIDAHLDFVDERHGVRYGHGNPMRRAAEQSYVTGLSQFGIRNVSSTAKEGYDDARRFGSDIQSVRQIRAMGAEAAAARVPEGVNLYVTIDIDGFDPSIASGTGTPSHGGFLYYEVLEFLAILAKRNCIVGVDLVEVAPDYDRDGTTAILAAQVLLNLIGRILHAKALSADQV from the coding sequence ATGACGAATGGATATGACTCTGGCCGCCTGAACCTGCCCTTCGTGGGGATCTCCACCTTCGGCAAATACGATTATGTACAGGATTGGAGCCGGATTGACGCCGATGTTGCGATCCTGGGTGCACCGTTTGATTTTGGCACCCAATGGCGGCCCGGCGCGCGGTTTGGGCCCCGCGCAATCCGGGAGGCGTCAACGCTCTTTGCCTTTGGTCACGCCGGGGCCTACGATCATGAGGATGATGTCACCTACCTCGGGCCTGGCACCAAGATTATCGACATGGGCGACGCCGATATCATTCATACCCAGACCGAGGCATCCCATGCCAATATCGAGACAGGTGTGCGCGCCGCCCTGGCCGCGGGTGCAATTCCCGTGACGCTTGGCGGTGATCACTCCATCAACATCCCCTGTATCCGCGCGTTTTTCGATCAGGCACCGATCCACATCGTCCAGATTGATGCACATCTCGATTTCGTCGATGAACGCCACGGCGTGCGATATGGGCACGGCAACCCCATGCGTCGCGCGGCGGAGCAATCCTATGTGACGGGCCTGTCGCAATTCGGCATCCGCAACGTCAGCTCCACGGCGAAGGAGGGGTATGACGACGCACGAAGGTTCGGGTCGGACATTCAATCCGTCCGCCAGATCCGCGCCATGGGGGCGGAGGCCGCTGCCGCCCGCGTGCCCGAGGGCGTGAACCTTTATGTCACCATCGACATTGACGGTTTCGATCCATCTATCGCGTCTGGCACTGGCACGCCCTCCCACGGCGGGTTCCTCTACTATGAGGTGCTGGAGTTCCTCGCCATCCTTGCCAAACGCAATTGTATCGTTGGTGTGGATCTGGTGGAGGTCGCACCGGATTACGACCGGGACGGCACGACGGCGATCCTTGCGGCGCAGGTTCTGCTGAACCTCATCGGGCGTATCCTTCACGCAAAGGCACTGTCAGCCGATCAGGTTTAG
- a CDS encoding DNA topoisomerase IB: MLPDGLIYYPDSQPGISRRRCGRGFSYRAPDGTTIADTDMRRRIDALAVPPAYNHVWISPRLNGHLQATGYDAATRKQYRYHPDWTRFRANRKFEDLPRFGHALPRLRAAIRTGLEAEPGSRDFVLAAVLGLIDRLSLRPGHPDYAEANGSFGATTLRSRHLLADEDGTRLRFLAKGGQKVSKTLRDKTLARALHKLDDLPGAPIATWLEGDEVRTVSPDMLASFMADVTGEDGLTPKTFRTWNGSVAAMDVALSNDDLTISAMADAAAKRLNNTPTMARNSYIHPEVIALSETEPDVRKILADATTPTRLRRSERALLNLIG; encoded by the coding sequence ATGCTCCCCGACGGTTTGATCTACTATCCCGATAGCCAGCCCGGCATTTCCCGGCGTCGCTGCGGACGTGGGTTCAGCTATCGCGCGCCCGACGGCACCACCATCGCAGATACCGATATGCGGCGCCGGATCGACGCATTGGCCGTGCCGCCAGCCTATAACCATGTCTGGATCAGCCCGCGTCTGAATGGGCATCTGCAAGCCACGGGATATGATGCCGCGACGCGCAAGCAATACCGCTACCACCCCGACTGGACCCGCTTCCGCGCCAATCGCAAGTTCGAGGATCTGCCACGGTTCGGTCATGCGCTGCCCCGCCTGCGCGCGGCAATCCGAACTGGGCTGGAGGCAGAACCGGGCAGCCGTGACTTCGTGCTGGCCGCCGTTCTGGGCCTGATCGACCGTCTCTCGCTCCGCCCCGGTCATCCGGACTATGCGGAGGCCAACGGCAGTTTCGGGGCAACAACGCTCCGCTCCCGCCACCTTCTGGCCGACGAGGACGGGACGCGGCTGCGGTTTCTGGCCAAGGGTGGCCAAAAGGTCAGCAAGACCCTGCGCGACAAGACGTTGGCCCGGGCCCTTCACAAACTTGATGATCTCCCCGGCGCGCCCATCGCGACCTGGCTGGAGGGTGATGAGGTGCGCACCGTCTCGCCTGATATGCTGGCGTCCTTCATGGCAGATGTAACCGGAGAAGATGGGCTGACACCAAAAACCTTCCGCACATGGAATGGATCGGTCGCTGCGATGGATGTGGCCCTGAGCAATGACGATCTGACGATCTCCGCCATGGCCGATGCGGCGGCAAAACGGCTTAACAACACGCCGACGATGGCCCGCAACAGCTACATCCACCCGGAGGTGATCGCGTTGAGCGAGACGGAGCCGGATGTCCGCAAGATCCTTGCCGACGCGACAACCCCCACACGGTTGCGCAGGTCAGAGCGCGCCCTGCTAAACCTGATCGGCTGA
- a CDS encoding class II aldolase and adducin N-terminal domain-containing protein — MDHAEARAEMAAAFRWTAREDMHEGVANHFSFAVNDGGTQFLINPKHHFSTMKASDLWVLDADDPDSAEGDDAPDQTAWGLHGSLHRHVPHARCAMHVHSTYATVLASLADSRLPAIDQNSAIFHNRQVVDENYGGLALEDEGTRCARMFQDPSVRTMIMGNHGVLFIGETVAETFMRMYYFERAARNYIIALSTGQALRRLSDEVAERTASQMEEDHGADDDLLRGIRAVLDRDEPDYAN; from the coding sequence ATGGATCATGCAGAGGCCCGGGCCGAGATGGCCGCCGCCTTCCGTTGGACCGCACGGGAAGACATGCATGAGGGGGTCGCCAACCATTTCTCCTTCGCCGTGAACGACGGTGGCACGCAGTTTCTGATCAACCCCAAGCACCATTTCAGCACAATGAAGGCATCCGATCTTTGGGTTCTGGATGCCGATGATCCCGACAGCGCCGAGGGGGACGATGCGCCGGACCAAACCGCCTGGGGCCTGCACGGATCACTGCACCGTCACGTGCCCCATGCACGCTGCGCGATGCATGTGCATTCAACCTATGCGACTGTCCTTGCGTCCCTTGCGGATTCGCGGCTGCCCGCAATCGACCAGAACTCTGCCATTTTCCACAATCGGCAGGTGGTGGACGAAAACTACGGCGGCCTTGCGCTGGAAGATGAAGGGACGCGCTGCGCCCGGATGTTTCAGGATCCCAGCGTGCGGACGATGATCATGGGCAACCACGGCGTCCTTTTCATCGGAGAGACCGTGGCAGAGACGTTCATGCGCATGTACTATTTTGAACGCGCCGCGCGAAACTACATCATCGCGCTGTCGACAGGCCAGGCGCTGCGGAGGTTGTCCGACGAGGTGGCGGAGCGAACAGCCAGTCAGATGGAAGAGGATCACGGTGCCGACGACGACCTTCTGCGCGGTATCCGCGCCGTGCTGGACCGCGACGAGCCTGACTACGCAAACTGA
- a CDS encoding LysR family transcriptional regulator translates to MDRLTEMEAFATVVDQGGFTDAAKKMGISKSAVSKHVSSLEARLGARLLNRTTRRVSPTEIGLAYYDRARRVLNDAGEADALVTAMQSAPSGTLRVSIATDFGVNHVSPILGEFLHAFPDITVNMVLNNRYVELISEGFDMAIRVGELEDSSLMARKICETQRRMIAAPSYFEEYGRPERIDDLNEHKLLHYSNSSAGNVWKITAPSGELRQVRTAGWLTVNDGQSLLNAAIGGLGIAYLPSFLYAEPLRQGLLVDAMPDLPTDVQGVYAVYPPGRYIQPKVRSFIDYLVEAFRDKGPEDW, encoded by the coding sequence ATGGATCGTCTCACAGAAATGGAAGCCTTCGCCACCGTTGTGGATCAAGGCGGCTTCACCGACGCCGCGAAGAAGATGGGGATTTCCAAATCCGCCGTGTCCAAACACGTCTCTTCGCTGGAGGCCCGTCTGGGTGCGCGGCTGCTGAACCGAACCACACGCCGTGTGTCGCCAACGGAAATCGGCCTTGCCTATTATGACCGCGCCCGCCGCGTCCTGAACGATGCCGGAGAGGCCGATGCCCTCGTCACCGCCATGCAATCCGCGCCGTCCGGCACGCTGCGCGTCTCTATCGCCACCGATTTCGGGGTGAACCACGTCTCTCCCATTCTTGGCGAGTTTCTGCATGCCTTTCCCGACATCACCGTGAACATGGTCCTCAACAACCGGTATGTGGAGCTGATCTCGGAAGGGTTCGATATGGCGATCCGCGTGGGGGAGCTGGAAGACAGTTCGCTGATGGCACGCAAGATCTGCGAGACCCAGCGCCGGATGATCGCCGCGCCGTCGTATTTCGAAGAATACGGGCGGCCTGAGCGGATCGATGACCTGAATGAGCACAAGCTGCTGCATTACTCCAACTCCAGCGCCGGGAACGTCTGGAAAATCACTGCCCCCTCGGGTGAGTTGCGCCAAGTGCGCACCGCCGGTTGGCTGACCGTGAATGATGGTCAAAGCCTTCTGAATGCTGCCATCGGAGGGTTGGGCATCGCCTATCTTCCCAGTTTCCTCTATGCCGAACCGCTTCGTCAGGGCCTATTGGTCGACGCGATGCCGGATCTGCCCACGGATGTTCAAGGCGTCTATGCCGTCTATCCACCGGGCCGCTACATCCAGCCCAAGGTTCGCTCCTTCATCGATTACCTGGTCGAAGCCTTCCGCGACAAAGGCCCCGAAGACTGGTGA
- a CDS encoding OmpA family protein, producing MQRFGRTAMVCAAFICLPSAGQTFDLTFPAAAELVHISDPEGGQHPIATGPWSATSGVPTQIASGDVQQFTWQVTGVDVTTAGLLMTLREQIEAQGYTVPFTCFASACGGFDFRHALPVGAAPEMHVDLGDFHYLTALSEDGDTRAALMISRGGAIGFVHLALIQPPSDPAPVIQSTRAPEPGVDDSPSPTDLIERLRTTGSAPLDDLQFETGASQLSGERYGSLTALAAFLAEDPARSIVLVGHTDALGSLSGNIALSRSRALAVLQFLTGELGVDPAQVEFQGIGFLSPRASNTTPEGREANRRVEVVLTTAE from the coding sequence ATGCAGCGATTTGGCCGCACCGCAATGGTCTGCGCGGCGTTCATTTGCCTACCCTCCGCCGGGCAAACGTTTGACCTGACCTTCCCCGCGGCGGCAGAGCTTGTGCACATTAGCGATCCCGAGGGTGGCCAACATCCTATCGCCACAGGTCCTTGGTCCGCCACGTCCGGTGTTCCGACACAAATCGCCAGTGGCGACGTGCAGCAATTCACCTGGCAGGTGACAGGCGTGGATGTCACCACGGCTGGTCTGTTGATGACCCTCCGCGAACAGATCGAAGCGCAGGGCTACACCGTGCCGTTCACGTGTTTCGCCAGCGCGTGCGGTGGCTTCGACTTTCGCCATGCCCTGCCTGTCGGCGCCGCTCCCGAGATGCACGTGGACCTTGGCGATTTCCACTACCTCACGGCACTGTCCGAGGATGGAGACACGCGCGCAGCCCTGATGATCTCTCGCGGAGGTGCCATCGGCTTTGTTCACCTTGCGCTGATCCAGCCGCCATCGGACCCCGCGCCGGTCATTCAATCGACCCGCGCGCCGGAACCTGGCGTCGATGACAGCCCTTCCCCCACGGATCTGATCGAGCGACTTAGAACCACGGGCTCCGCGCCCCTCGACGATCTTCAGTTTGAAACAGGCGCCTCGCAGCTCAGCGGCGAGCGCTACGGCTCCCTCACCGCGCTGGCCGCTTTTCTGGCGGAAGATCCTGCGCGGTCTATCGTCCTCGTGGGCCACACCGATGCGCTTGGGTCGCTATCCGGCAATATCGCGCTGTCCCGTTCGCGCGCGCTGGCAGTCCTCCAATTCCTGACAGGGGAGCTTGGCGTCGATCCTGCACAGGTGGAGTTTCAGGGGATCGGGTTCCTGTCCCCCCGCGCGTCCAACACCACACCTGAAGGCCGGGAGGCCAATCGCAGGGTGGAGGTTGTTCTGACCACCGCCGAGTAA